From Pseudomonadota bacterium, a single genomic window includes:
- a CDS encoding thiamine pyrophosphate-dependent enzyme, translated as MTNEISRRPFVKSLLDARPSGLAVVAGLGSPCWDVAAAGDHDHNMYIWGAMGGAAMIGYGLAQAQKERRVLVITGDGEMLMGMGAFSTIAWKPTPNLAILVLDNSRFGETGAQFTHTAGPTDLAAIAEASGIKSVRSVNNLEEVEDLKSFLFNEPGPVVAVAKIKYEKLKFVLPSSSGSYLKDRFRTALLGIGKATLP; from the coding sequence ATGACGAATGAGATCTCCCGACGCCCATTCGTTAAATCACTTCTTGATGCGCGTCCAAGTGGTTTAGCGGTTGTTGCAGGCCTCGGTTCTCCATGTTGGGATGTGGCGGCAGCGGGCGATCACGACCATAACATGTATATTTGGGGAGCTATGGGCGGGGCTGCAATGATCGGCTATGGGCTAGCGCAGGCCCAAAAAGAAAGACGGGTCCTAGTTATTACCGGTGATGGTGAAATGTTAATGGGTATGGGTGCTTTCTCAACCATAGCATGGAAGCCAACTCCCAATTTAGCTATTTTGGTTTTAGATAATAGCCGTTTTGGCGAGACCGGTGCTCAATTCACTCATACAGCGGGACCAACCGACCTTGCGGCGATTGCAGAGGCCTCAGGGATCAAATCTGTCCGCTCTGTTAATAATTTGGAAGAAGTTGAAGACCTTAAATCCTTTCTCTTTAATGAACCCGGACCAGTCGTGGCTGTCGCCAAAATAAAATATGAAAAGCTGAAATTCGTCCTTCCATCAAGTAGTGGTAGTTATTTGAAGGACCGGTTTAGAACAGCATTATTGGGGATAGGTAAGGCAACGTTGCCATAA
- a CDS encoding thiamine pyrophosphate-binding protein, with protein MEDNVWQKQTFTALRRQGIDLVCHVPDAGHAKVIEMCEADNEVDCITCTSEEEGIHMLSGAWLGGRKGVMLLQSSGVGNIINALAMPNTCRIPILIIVTMRGEYGEFNPWQVPMGQGTPACLEAMGVRLYRAEEPGQVAPAVENMARLAYDSQQLCAVLLSQELLGAKDFRELAK; from the coding sequence ATGGAAGATAATGTGTGGCAGAAACAGACCTTCACGGCGTTAAGGCGCCAAGGTATTGATTTAGTGTGTCATGTACCGGATGCAGGTCATGCTAAAGTGATAGAAATGTGTGAAGCAGATAATGAGGTGGATTGCATAACGTGTACCAGCGAGGAAGAAGGTATTCACATGCTTTCTGGTGCGTGGCTTGGAGGTCGCAAGGGTGTAATGTTGCTTCAATCAAGTGGTGTAGGAAACATTATAAATGCCCTCGCAATGCCCAACACGTGCCGTATTCCTATTCTTATTATTGTTACGATGCGTGGTGAATATGGAGAATTTAACCCGTGGCAGGTGCCTATGGGGCAGGGAACGCCGGCTTGCTTGGAAGCTATGGGGGTGCGTCTGTATCGCGCTGAAGAGCCTGGGCAAGTTGCGCCAGCAGTGGAGAATATGGCACGGCTAGCATATGATTCACAGCAACTGTGCGCGGTTTTGCTGTCGCAAGAACTTTTAGGAGCAAAAGATTTTAGGGAGTTGGCTAAATGA
- a CDS encoding 3-oxoacyl-[acyl-carrier-protein] synthase III C-terminal domain-containing protein: protein MLPTSPMSSPACILSLTTAVPKYVIEQSEFEELGRTIFKERPSTFARLSKTYENAGITRRYSCVPIEWYTTATGWKNRTELFVENATTLLNEIAIQALHDAKLSPADIDGMVTVSSTGLSVPSLDALLMDKIPFRRNIERLPIFGLGCAGGIMGLNRVSALARAAPGSKWLLLVVELCGLTFRSSDLSKSNIIATALFGDGAAGGVISTDGNRYRLIAGGEYCWPNTKEIMGWTIEEDGFGVQFSRDVPTLVRKNLRIAAEEFLMSKHISPSSIQNYIFHPGGAKVLDALEKALKLDKTRLATARAVLKEYGNMSAPTVLFVLKKSMERGLKDKSLLGALGPGFSAGFTVLER from the coding sequence ATGCTTCCAACATCTCCCATGTCGTCACCTGCATGCATTTTGTCTTTAACGACTGCCGTACCTAAATACGTAATAGAGCAATCAGAATTCGAAGAGTTAGGACGAACTATCTTTAAAGAAAGACCGAGTACTTTTGCACGACTATCAAAAACATATGAAAATGCCGGGATCACTCGTCGCTATTCTTGCGTGCCAATTGAATGGTACACCACAGCCACTGGCTGGAAAAATCGAACCGAGCTTTTTGTAGAGAATGCTACTACCCTCCTTAATGAGATTGCCATACAGGCGCTCCACGATGCTAAACTAAGCCCGGCGGATATAGACGGTATGGTAACAGTCTCATCGACTGGCCTTTCGGTACCTAGCCTCGATGCCTTGTTAATGGATAAGATCCCGTTTAGACGCAATATTGAACGCCTTCCCATTTTCGGTCTTGGCTGTGCCGGAGGAATTATGGGCCTGAACCGGGTTTCAGCATTAGCGCGGGCCGCTCCTGGCAGTAAATGGCTTTTATTGGTTGTAGAACTGTGTGGCCTAACGTTTCGCAGCTCAGACCTATCCAAAAGTAATATTATAGCAACCGCACTTTTCGGTGACGGTGCAGCAGGTGGAGTCATTTCAACCGATGGTAACAGATATAGATTAATAGCCGGTGGAGAATACTGCTGGCCAAACACCAAAGAGATTATGGGTTGGACAATAGAAGAAGATGGTTTTGGCGTTCAGTTTAGTCGTGATGTGCCAACGCTTGTACGAAAGAATCTGAGAATCGCTGCCGAAGAATTTCTTATGTCAAAACATATATCTCCTTCCTCGATACAGAACTACATATTCCACCCTGGAGGAGCAAAAGTTTTAGATGCTTTGGAAAAAGCATTAAAACTGGATAAAACTCGGCTAGCAACTGCTCGCGCTGTCCTAAAAGAATATGGCAATATGTCTGCGCCGACTGTACTCTTTGTTTTAAAGAAATCTATGGAGCGCGGCCTTAAAGACAAGAGTTTGTTAGGTGCGCTTGGGCCCGGTTTTTCCGCTGGCTTTACAGTTTTGGAGCGATAA
- a CDS encoding isoprenylcysteine carboxylmethyltransferase family protein, whose protein sequence is MSVLHLILVSVVILRLFELIHSHRNAKRLLENGGVEYGSKHYPLLVLIHVSWLISIWWVVPSATEPSLKLLSVFILLQISRFWIIASLGPFWTTRVISSNDFPIINRGPYRFMKHPNYLVVCAEIAVLPMVFGALEIAIIFSILNAAALAWRIKIEENALETRRNKKIPNHSGSL, encoded by the coding sequence TTGTCTGTTTTGCATTTAATTTTAGTATCTGTAGTGATACTTCGCCTTTTTGAATTAATACATTCCCACAGAAATGCGAAACGTCTCCTCGAAAATGGTGGGGTCGAGTACGGCAGCAAACATTATCCATTACTAGTTCTAATTCATGTGAGTTGGTTGATCTCGATTTGGTGGGTTGTTCCATCTGCTACAGAACCGAGTTTAAAGTTACTTTCTGTGTTCATTCTACTTCAAATATCCAGGTTTTGGATTATCGCAAGTCTCGGCCCCTTTTGGACTACACGAGTTATTTCATCAAATGACTTTCCAATTATCAACCGGGGGCCATACCGCTTTATGAAACACCCAAATTATTTAGTGGTTTGCGCAGAAATAGCAGTGTTACCGATGGTTTTTGGGGCTTTAGAGATAGCAATAATATTCAGTATTTTAAACGCCGCAGCACTCGCTTGGCGGATTAAAATTGAGGAGAATGCATTGGAAACACGTCGCAATAAGAAGATACCCAATCATTCCGGTTCATTGTGA
- the mazG gene encoding nucleoside triphosphate pyrophosphohydrolase, translating into MSNKIKKLLSVMRQLRHPETGCPWDRKQTYESIAPYTIEEAYEVEDAVERKDIDALKSELGDLLFQVVFYSQIANEDGEFSFDDVVETITEKMVERHPHVFSNETFHNAEGQTNNWEAHKQEERSRKAALEKRSISILDDVPKNLPALVRAKKLTKRAATVGFDWSQTDQVVAKIDEELAEVKAEINANTSQTCLEDEIGDLLFTVANLARHYKIDPETALKKTNRKFIDRFHFIERKLEAADMSFEDASLELMEEHWQTAKTVPLKID; encoded by the coding sequence ATGAGTAATAAAATCAAAAAATTGCTAAGCGTTATGAGACAGCTCCGTCACCCGGAAACCGGTTGCCCATGGGACCGAAAACAGACTTATGAGTCGATTGCCCCTTACACCATAGAGGAGGCGTATGAGGTTGAAGACGCTGTTGAACGAAAGGATATAGATGCGCTTAAATCAGAATTAGGCGATCTTCTATTTCAGGTCGTATTTTACTCGCAAATTGCTAATGAAGACGGTGAGTTTTCTTTCGATGATGTTGTTGAAACTATCACAGAAAAGATGGTCGAACGCCATCCTCATGTATTTTCCAATGAAACTTTTCATAATGCAGAGGGACAAACTAATAATTGGGAGGCACACAAGCAGGAGGAACGAAGCAGAAAAGCAGCTTTAGAAAAACGTTCTATCAGTATTTTAGATGATGTTCCTAAAAACCTTCCAGCACTAGTACGAGCAAAAAAACTTACCAAAAGAGCTGCAACAGTAGGTTTTGACTGGTCACAAACGGACCAGGTCGTTGCAAAAATTGACGAAGAACTGGCTGAAGTAAAAGCCGAAATAAATGCCAACACATCACAAACCTGTCTGGAAGATGAAATTGGAGATCTTCTCTTTACAGTTGCTAATTTAGCACGGCATTACAAAATTGACCCTGAAACTGCGCTCAAAAAAACAAACCGAAAATTTATTGATCGCTTTCATTTTATCGAACGAAAGCTGGAAGCTGCCGATATGAGCTTTGAAGATGCTAGCTTAGAATTAATGGAAGAGCATTGGCAAACAGCTAAAACTGTACCTCTAAAAATAGACTAG